The following coding sequences are from one Haliotis asinina isolate JCU_RB_2024 chromosome 3, JCU_Hal_asi_v2, whole genome shotgun sequence window:
- the LOC137277258 gene encoding uncharacterized protein: protein MYTGMPDILMYAAVLQFALEIGVLQIFSAAEGVVSDKAGKMFLLSFLPTHDSSGNILLVLSAHNETRVQVENQFYNISLTYDIEQHGSVNVSLSSQLRYRNHLEIERKAVIVNSTADIVVHVFNIGNITSDGYVALPTEALSTRYLLAAFDKPSTIFSVFSNAKPSVSAFTIAALEDNTTITIKFKHSLSSCGVQPKSTTVLGSFLNQFTFSFPQASVREDAKQKEVIMTIHKYDVIGTNCTVDPTGTIITSNRPVSVVSGGVCSFVPHAMMPECDHMEEMMIPSELFGSHFVFHELGGRPSGAIYRIIANENHTSITSTLGHGGTLHESQAADINIKETGSMCLSTSKPVLVVMFSKGSHADVPERFGGPFMTVVPSTERFSYMPIHLPHLWNMTFLKTRMTPYVTVIQKQECKDNFDMFDEVRIIPDCKYAVATIKLTRSYEQLVLMPEMKYGAIFYGFGSGEGFGFSTGISMTNKTSELHETKHCGSFPCLNDAECIEACPYSCVCRDGFQGRQCEQQKNNTMEPLFKDTDDCISNPCVRGQCRDRIDAYKCVCEPGFQGVNCEKDIDECLGDPCVHGDCKDGVNAYTALLCFFPKYCELLVTYPISYTVMLLP, encoded by the exons ATGTACACAGGGATGCCAGACATCCTGATGTATGCAGCAGTACTACAGTTTGCCCTG GAAATTGGAGTATTGCAGATATTCTCAGCAGCAGAAG GTGTCGTTAGCGACAAGGCCGGGAAGATGTTCCTGCTGTCGTTCCTTCCCACACACGACAGTAGTGGAAACATTCTCCTGGTGCTCTCAGCGCACAATGAAACCCGCGTGCAGGTGGAGAACCAGTTCTATAACATATCACTCACATATGACATCGAACAACATGGCTCAGTAAACGTCAGTCTTAGTTCCCAACTCCGGTACCGCAACCATCTGGAAATAGAACGGAAAGCTGTGATTGTGAACTCTACTGCTGACATTGTTGTTCATGTGTTTAATATCGGCAACATAACTTCAGACGGCTATGTCGCCTTACCCACGGAAGCACTGTCAACACGCTATCTCCTGGCTGCATTTGATAAACCCTCAACAATTTTCAGTGTGTTCAGCAACGCAAAACCTAGTGTTTCAGCATTTACCATAGCTGCTCTTGAGGATAACACAACCATTACTATCAAGTTCAAGCATTCATTATCTTCATGTGGAGTGCAGCCTAAATCTACCACCGTTTTGGGTTCATTTCTAAACCAGTTTACATTTTCGTTTCCCCAAGCATCGGTGAGGGAGGATGCTAAACAAAAGGAAGTTATCATGACAATACACAAATATGATGTGATAGGAACAAACTGCACCGTGGACCCAACTGGAACTATCATTACCAGCAATCGACCAGTGAGTGTGGTGTCGGGTGGTGTGTGTAGCTTCGTGCCCCACGCCATGATGCCAGAGTGTGACCACATGGAGGAGATGATGATACCGTCAGAGCTCTTTGGGAGCCATTTTGTCTTCCATGAACTTGGAGGTCGTCCGTCTGGTGCCATATACAGAATCATCGCCAACGAAAACCACACATCTATAACTTCTACCCTGGGGCATGGGGGAACCCTGCATGAGTCCCAGGCTGCCGACATCAACATCAAGGAGACGGGGTCAATGTGTCTGAGCACCAGCAAACCCGTCCTGGTCGTCATGTTCTCAAAGGGAAGCCATGCCGATGTTCCCGAGAGGTTTGGAGGGCCATTCATGACTGTTGTTCCTTCCACTGAGAGGTTCTCGTACATGCCGATTCATCTCCCACATCTCTGGAACATGACCTTCCTAAAGACAAGGATGACACCGTATGTCACAGTGATCCAGAAACAGGAATGCAAGGACAATTTCGATATGTTTGATGAGGTTCGAATTATTCCGGACTGTAAGTATGCTGTGGCCACAATTAAGTTGACGAGATCCTATGAGCAGCTGGTACTAATGCCAGAGATGAAATATGGTGCCATATTTTATGGATTTGGCTCAGGAGAGGGTTTTGGATTTTCAACAGGAATTTCCATGACAAATAAAACTTCTG AGTTGCATGAGACAAAGCACTGTGGCAGTTTCCCCTGTCTAAACGACGCTGAGTGTATTGAGGCCTGCCCCTACTCGTGTGTCTGCAGGGATGGTTTCCAGGGTCGCCAGTGTGAACAAC AAAAGAATAACACGATGGAGCCACTGTTCAAAG ACACCGACGACTGTATCTCCAACCCGTGTGTCCGAGGACAGTGTCGAGACAGAATAGATGcatacaagtgtgtgtgtgaacctGGCTTCCAGGGAGTAAACTGTGAAAAAG